The nucleotide sequence AGATTTTGTGGTCCTACGAAACTGGAGCAAGTGTCTATGGAGGCATGTCAATTAGCAACGGTTGCATATATGTTGGCAGTGGTTATAATGTTAGTTTGTACTTGCCTAGCCTCTCGGGTGGAACCTCGCTATTTGCATTCTGCGTCTAAGAACTTTGCATCATATATTATTAGATAGATATTAAAGACTAAAAAGTCATCAGATTAGTAATTAATATTTAGAAGTGTAGACTAAATATATTATTGAATTACTAGAATAAAAGCCTAAGTTGGTAGTTAAAATTgttggccaaaaataataaattctgtttGTTCTTAAACTTTTTTTCATATTATTATGTAATTCATTCACCGTGAGTAATGTAAAGCTCTATTAATAAATttatcaagaaaaataaattataccaTAGAATGTGAAGCTATATTGAATAATATTATCTTTTGAAATTTGTTCTATCAATTTTAATTGTGTTGGTTTTATTTGGACAATGTCACTTAATCCAAGAAGTTGGATATTATTCATATCAATAGAACTTCTGAATCCTTAACTTGGCAGGGCTAGAACCTTTATCAGAAGTAGGGGAGAATGGATCCTCTTAattgttgaaaaaaattgaagaagtAAAGTGTGggattttttatttcattattgaTGGAGAGAGTGAGATTTACGAGAATATTAGAGAAAATGGTGTTTAACAAGGGTCTGGGGGCGCGTTATTTGGGAAACACAATACGCAAAGTGCGTATTCCCCTACAATACGCAAAACCCGTATTGCGTGTATGGTCGACACGCGTCAAAGAACTGCAAGCCCGTGAATAAGGTGATGTTTGACTGTCTCTCTCTCGTCAATGTACACAAGCTTCCCCAATTCGCAAACATTTTAAGAGACAACCACAGTTTCAAACGTTCCTTTCCTTCTACTCTTTAATACTTCTTCAGCTCTATCTGTCCATGCTTCCTCCTGCAGAGATTTGGTCTTCATTTGCCAAATTTATTGTTTCTTCAAGTTTTAACAAGTaagttatttaaatattattaatataattagtagATTAActgtgtgttttttttatttgaaatagaGATAATGtgataataatatatatagaataTGGTTCGTGACATTACGCGTCCTGAAGATCATATTGTTGAATATCTGGATCGTCCACcatatgtaattattttttatctttgttcatttattattattattgttattattattgttcttattgttgttgttgttgtttttgtttttgatacTCATTatatttcttattttgtttcggAATTCAAGAGATTTGGGATCAAGATATCTCCACCAAGATGTGTATGATCCCCGAGTTGAAATCGAGTTACGGGATAGTGAATTTTATCACATATCTCATATACTAGGAAAACTGACTTTGCACAATGCACTTATCAATGCCTTGATTGAAAGATGGCGCCCGGAAACTCACACATTCCACCTTCCATACGGTGAATGCACGATTACCTTGGAAGATGTTGCAATGATTTTTGGACTCCCCACGGATGGTTTACCAGTGTCAGGATTCACAGATAGCAGTAGTAGTAGCCTCGAAAATGAATTcatggtttaattattctattggtctctatagtttcgtaaaattttcaattaggtttctatattttttttctttttaattgagttccagtatcaaattttttttcaattaagtatctcttagtagtaattggcttaattttatagggacccaactaaaaaaaagaatcgGTACAAGGagctaaataaaaggaaaaaaaaatatagggaccaattaaaaaaaaattggtacaaagactcaattaaaagagaaaaaagtataaggatctaattgaaaatttcgcaaaactatagggactagcagaataattaaaccatatttttttattcttttttgagGTAACTACCAAATCGGTACCCGAAAGATTCTGAcgctgacaaaatggtacctgacttttactattgacaaaatagtccctaaaaaattttaaaatttgacaagcgtgtccTCGAACTCGCCGGAGCAAATCTCCGGCAAGCACAATGCTAATGTGGCCGCCGTGACTTGGCAAACCACCCCAAACCCTAATCCCTCCTCCCCATTGCAGCCCCCTTCCGTCTCCCTCCTCAATGCACACTTCCCCCTCCCTCTCCATCGCAACCCCTTACCCAATGCATACTCCCTCCCCATCGCAGCccccttccctctccctcccATTACAGCTCCCCTCTCCAACGCACACTACcttcttccctctccctccccAATTGCAGCAGCAGAAGCCTCAATAACAGCAGAAACACACCATCAGAACCCAAAACAGAACCAATAGAAGAACCTGCACATTCAAAACCTAACCTTGCTTGTTCCTCCTTCTCTCTTTTCCCTCATTCCTTCCTTCTCTTATCGGAGAACCATAACAATAACAATATCCATTCACACACACAGACATTTACACAAACACATAacctacatatataaatataaagagagaaagagagaaagagagaaaggctGAGGGGTTGAGGAGATGCAGCTATTCCAGGCCTTGTTGTCGCTCCGATGGTGGTGGCAATGGTCCTTGATAGTGCTCTTGCCGTTGAAGTTGTTATTGCTATTGAGGTTGTTGCTGCGATAGGAAGGAGAGAAAAGTGTGCGTTGGGgttgctgctgttgttgttgcttgttgttgttgttgctgttgatgtTGAGGTGGTTGTTGCTGCGAGTGGTAGTGGAGGGAGGGAGGGGAAATGTGCATTGTGGAGGGGGTGCGATGGGGAGGGAGTGTGCATTGGGTAGGGGAAGGGTTGcgatggagagggagagggaggggGGAGTGTGCGTTGGAGAGGGTATTATTGTGCATTGTTTTGTAGTTATGTTTATACGTTTGTTTTGTTATGCGTTTGCAGTTTGTGTGGAACCCGTACAGCCATGAACGTATGGGAAACATTGTAGTTCCTAATGAAATCTTGCAACATCGCTTAATGTGGAGTGCAACTGTGCCACTGATATCATTTGAGTGCATTGAATGGCATGCATCAGATAGGGTCAAAAGACAATTTGGTTTACAGCAGGAAGTTCCTAGTCAACCGATGATGCTTGCAGAAGCTCACAACATGGTCCTGACTGGACCAAAGAACAAAGATTGGAGAGATGAGCATTATGCATACATTATGATGTGGACAAACCGTTTGACCTCTGTTCTGGTTGGTGATCCCGTAGTGCACTATGAAGCATCTGAAGCGTATATGCAATGGTATAATGACGAATATGGAGCTCACCTGCGTTTAACTGGTTATGTTCCACAGCCACAGCCACACCCACAGCCACAGCCAGAGCCACAGCCTCAGCCACAGCCAGAGCCACAACCACAGCCACAGCCACAACCTATGATGCACCCATACCAGTACCCGTACACACAACCGTACACTGAGCCTGGAGTCTCATTCTTTAGTCAGTTATTCGAAGACTCACATTCATTACAGATGCCGCCATATCAAGCATATTATCGACCCGCCATGTCACAGCAGAGGGACACAGCTGAGCAATCTTCAAATCGTCAATTGTATCGGTGGGCACCTAAAACAGACACGTCGCAATGGGTAAATGAGTTGTTGGACCCTCAACTGCAAGTGCAACAATTTCAGCCGCAACCTCCTGAAATTAACGAGCAGGCTCCGCAGTGTAGTAGACAATCGCCTCAAATTGTTTGTGGTCGGTCATCTGTTGATTCGCAAGTACGACGTCGTAGCCCCTCTCCACGCTCTGGAGCTAGAAGGTCTATTGACTCGATTCAGAGTGATTCGATCCAGAGTGTCGCCAGAGGGATTGGGTTTAGTAATGCTGTTGATTTTCCTCAGGTGCAGGCACCCATGGCTGAGGATGATAATGTTGGCGAGGATGATAGTGATAGTGACAGCGATGGTGATGACGATGCAGGTAATAATATACTATTGTATTCATTACTATGGACTAAATGCTCCTAAATGCAGCTGTACGATTGGCTTGCAGCTCCTAAATGCTCTGATGCAAGGATAAAAGCTCCAAAATACCCGCGTCAGTATCCTTACATCATGGACTACCTCATCCCCTTGGTATGCTGGTGCAGTTTCAATCTCGACTGCTGCTGATGGATCTTTTTGTACCATTGCTTCAAACCACGACGGCAAAGCTTCATAAGAAGCTTCCCAACCACCAAAAAGGTTTGCAATTGCCTTTTGCTTCGCGAGCCATGCTTTGCGGTAACTTGTCGTATAATTGAATTTTGACTGCACTTCAGCAATTATTGATTTCACTTTCAAAGATGGATCAGCTTCAACCAATGGCTTTATCACCTCTGCAATCATGTCTGAATTTAGCTTGGCATGATCTTGAGAAATTCTAGTTCTAGTGCATGTGTGACTACCATTGTATCGCCTTATAACCCAACAAAACTTTCTCTTAATAAGACTAGCTCTAATAAGCCAATCGCAACTTGTTCCGTATTGTACACACTTAGCATAAAAAGTCGTTGGCTCAGATTCACACACCCGGTAATCCACTCCCCTGCGAATGGTATAATCTTTAATTGCTGCAATAACAGTCTCTCTAGAGCTGAATTCCATGCCAACAACAAATTCACCGTCCGAAACAACAACAGGATCTAcagcaataacaacaacaaataaTTCTAACTATTGCTTTacaattcaataataataataataataataactgctTACTTGAATTGATATATTCAGGAAATTTTGGTGCATTCATAGCGTCTACATCCAAGGCGTGCATGAAAGAAGGTTCTCTAGATGGATATTGGCTCGCCAGTGCATTTGCCACATCTGCTACGTTAGACTCAACTATTATATCATCTTCACCCACTTCTTCAGTTGGACCAACAATTTGGTAGGTGCCCTCAAATTCCTCTTTGCTTTCACTATTATAAACAGTCCAGTCGATGTTAGCCTCCGGTAAATCAACCTCAACTAattcttcaaactcaacatacaattCGAGAATAGACACTTGTGCCCGTGTTTGTTGGTAGATCGAAAACATTCCTTGCATACTTCCTTCGTCAACCACATTCATCATTTGAAACTGAACGAAACCACCGAACACTAAAACAGGCtgtctataaaaaatattaacgACTCTCTTTAATACTTGATTATCACCACATTGACAAAGTATACTCTTAAATTCCTCATATGTTATTCCAAAAGGAATAACAAGATCATATGGATTTTCACATACAAAACTCACACCTTCAGATGTTTGTGGAAAGATTTGACCATtataatatattttcaaattaacactttcctccatttttcttctcttACTCTCTCAACGAAATAAACCACACTCACACTCAACAAATTCGTTCTTCTTTTTATAATACTCGAGGTatattttttaatctaaaaaataCAGTACGCCTCCTGCATAATGTCATTCCGCCCCGTGCGTTCTGGTAATACGCTGGTCTTGTATTGTCAATATGCTCCCTTTGTATTATGTTTTTAATATTAAACTAATACAATACGCCCTCCTTGTATTGTGTGTTTAGTATTAAACTAATACAATCTGCCCCTTTGTAttgctttttaaaattttcgaaaaagcaATACACCCCTTGTAttgtctttatttatttttaaaaaaatatttggataaagtAATTCGCCTCCTGCGAATTGTTAGTTCTCAGAAACATGCAAAACACTATTACATCTAATAATAAAGTATTACACCAAATTTTaaccaatatttaaaaaaatgagcCGAAAGATGCAGGAGTTTGAACCAAGCGGCAAAGTCATGGAAGGGTCTAGACACAAAATTTTAGTATGATTGATAAAATGATGAATTACTTATATATTGGAAAAGGGATAGTACACACATATTAGATGATGTAATATGTCTCTTGGGAATCACTAGAAGCCGTTTGATGCTGACGAGTAGAATTAGGATAAGTTTGATaaagtttttgttttttaaaaatagtttataaaatttaatttttaaaaaataattttttaaaaattgaagtATTTAAGTTtggtaaataaaattaaaaatagtttttaataaatATCAGTAATATTAATTGTGTTTAGTAAaacagtttttaaaatttaaaaatattataatagacataaatataagcattaaatttaaaaattagttaacatatgaggttatattagacttttaaattttaaaaaacacaagccaactttaaaaagctCTATATTAGGTGTTTTCAAAAGTATCCCGATCTTTTAAAAACTACAAGCACAAGCACATAGTcattttgatttaccaaacataaaatgAGGAACTTGGACTTTTAAAAAGTACAAACACTTCTtcaaaaagctttaccaaaccaaaccTAAGAGAATGAGTAAACACTTAACTCCATGTATgtctatttttgtaaaaaaataggGCACTTTTTATTTCATAGACTTTTTGGcctttaataaaattatttaaggataatataatttttttgttaaaaaaatattaaagcaATTGTGGTATGTAAGCTTACTTCATTTTCCTTCAAAGTTCAAGTCGAGTCTTTTGTCTGTTCATATTTGCATTTTTATAAGGGTTAGGGGGGAGAAGAGTGTTTGGGAGAGAAGGGGTAATGTTCGTTAGTCGAGGTGAGGTGTTTGTCGTGGGAACGCTTGGGTGAGTCTTCGTAATTCGCTTCGTTCGTAGAAACCTAAAACTATATCTCTGCGTGCTGTGAACTGTAGTCGCACTTGGATGAGTATTTCTAGTAGAAAATGAAGTTGATGAAATAGGAGATCAAAAAAGTAAAACTGTCTtctgttttttcttctttcttttaactTCCATTTTTCTGGTTTCTGATTGGAGACCTGCGGCAAAGGAGAGAACGTTTTGTCTGTTATGACCTTACTGTTTTCATCCGAGTGTTGTGTTCATTCTAGTATGCTACATTAAATGTTTGGTAGGGATCGGCGATCTAGTTTTTTGACAACTATACTGGTTGTTGTTGTTTCCGGTGCTAAAGGAACTAGGTACCCGGGTGATCGTCCGGTAATAGTTAATGGAGACCCTTTGGCGCTGTAGTTATTTACGGGGGAAAAGCAAAGGGTATTTAGTGAAAAGAAAgggtggaaaaataaaaagaggaTAAAAAGTAATTATAAACtaatgaaataaaaattgaagTGACTTACTTTATCGCTTGCTCGTAGTTCCAGCTTTGGTTCAGCTCGAACCCCGAGCCTGTATCCAGTCTGTTGCATATTGTAGCCAGTTTTTTCGAGTTGAACGAGGGCTGGTGTCGTTCAGTTCGAACCCCGACACTAGACATGGTTATTAAATCCTGGCTGCAATATGGAGTTTTTGTCGTGCAAAATTGTCACGTTGCATGGTTAAGTTTTAGTGCAGTGAATAGGTGAAGCAGTGAATAGGGTCCTCTCCTTAGGCTAGCAATCGAGCCTATGTTTCGGTCCCTAGAGCCTGGGTAATTGTCTAAGGAGATTGGTATTTATCGTGACTAGTATATCATTCTCCGTCTATTGTCGTGTTTGTGAATGCTATCATCGCATATCTTATAATAAGGACGAGTCTTTGACTGAATTCGTAGCCTCAGGAAAAACGTCCATGAGGGGTGACGAGCCTGCTCCGAGCATAACCACCGCGCTAGGAGTCGTCTATGCCAACTGGTTCGGCGAACCTAGGGTTGGCTGTATATGGAGTCAAGCTCGAGGACCGTTCTTGTCATTATTACCAATTAtgataacattttttttaatacatctcaaattttaaaatttgtttaatatttattttcaaaatgttATAATTAAAAGTATTGANNNNNNNNNNNNNNNNNNNNNNNNNaataataataataataataataataataataataataataataataataataactgctTACTTGAATTGATATATTCAGGAAATTATGGTGCATTCATAGCGTCTACATCCAAGGCATGCATGAAAGAAGGCTCTCTAGATGGATATTGGCTCGCCAGTGCATTTGCCACATCTGCTACGTTAGACTCAACTATTATATCATCTTCACCCACTTCTTCAGTTGGACCAACAATTTGGTAAGTGCCCTCAAATTCCTCTTCGCTTTCACTGTTATAAACAGTCCAGTCGATGTTAGCCTCCGGTAAATCAACCTCAACTAattcttcaaactcaacatacaattCGAGAATAGACACTTGTGCCCGTGTTTGTTGGTAGATCGAAAACATTCCTTGCATACTTCCTTCGTCAACCACATTCATCATTTGAAACTGAACGAAACCACCGAACACTAAAACAGGCtgtctataaaaaatattaacgACTCTCTTTAATACTTGATTATCACCACATTGACAAAGTATACTCTTAAATTCCTCGTATGTTATTGCAAAAGGAATAACAATATCACGTGGATTCTCACAAAAAAAACTCACACCCTCATATGTTTGGGGAAAGATTTGACCATTATAATACATTTTCAAACTAATACCTCTCTCCATTTTTATACTCTTACATTCTCAAAAAATAAAACACTCTCACACTCAATCAACCTAATACCGTTCCTCCTTTTATAGTActtcaattataattttttatttacgaAAATACAATACGCAATTTGCGGATTAACAATACGCAATTTGTGTTTTTGCAATTCGCAGTCTGTGGATTGACAATACGCAGACTGTGTATTGTCCCTTTAATATTAAAAAACACAATACACAGACTGTGTATTGTcccttaaatattataaaattacaaTCCGCTCTTTGCGTATTGTCCTCATGGCTGTGGCAGGCAGATTCTGCTCCTGACAATTCGCAGAGTGCGAATTGTCCCGCCGCCAATAATTTTGCAAAACACCCTCACTTCCAATATTGAGGCATTACACCAGGTTTTTTACAATAACTAAAAAAATGAGCCTAAAGTGTGATCTATAATTTTTCAATATActctttcatatttttttttggtcccacttataacaattaatggtgggagatcacactttattccctcaattgttaaaaaaattgagaggatccatttccgaagtaggggtggcaatatgtaccctacccgcgggtacccaatCCGATCCCATCCGATCGGGTAGGCttgccaacccgatccgcagtgggtagggtagggtagggtgcgggtagggttctcGTGCGGGACGGGTAGGGTGCGAgttgagcctcaaccctacccgaccaacctgcactctatatatgtttatgttatatacttatataaaaatatgttttaagtagatgttgaatcaaagacctctcactaaatgtaAAAGATCTTTAACcactaaaaaaaatcattaattgataatttaatttttttttacataaaaataagttctatttaaattatcatcaagttatataataatattgtatattttttgtaacccgcggATAAGATCGGGTATCCGCGGGTTAAGAGCGGATATGGTTAGGATTGGaatattctcaacccgcgggtaagGTTAAGGTTGGATCCAAACCCTACTCTACCCTAGCCATTGTCACCCCTAATCATAAGcctaaattttatattaaaaccatgttttcactaaaattatttgtgaaataaaaaatattacataaGTAAATAATTTTGAATAACTATATACGTACAAACTATACAGGANNNNNNNNNNNNNNNNNNNNNNNNNNNNNNNNNNNNNNNNNNNNNNNNNNNNNNNNNNNNNNNNNNNNNNNNNNNNNNNNNNNNNNNNNNNNNNNNNNNNNNNNNNNNNNNNNNNNNNNNNNNNNNNNNNNNNNNNNNNNNNNNNNNNNNNNNNNNNNNNNNNNNNNNNNNNNNNNNTTGTTTATCCGCAATTATCTAGCAAAAAATCAGAATGCATTATTTTCTAATAAGCTCGGCCTCTGATGAGTGGCACTgttcttaattttatctttcagtTATGAATTAATATTCTAAttgtttatataatttaaaaaagggtaaagtatatttttgttcctgaaatttgacaaaagttttaaaaataaccctaagttttattttgtttcaattttgtccctaaaattttcgatttgcatcaaatatattttttatggctaaatttttaaaaaatttaaaaccaatctaacaataatacatgaaaattatgcttaatTTGCTTGTGGTGAGGGTTATTCCTATAAAATTGTTATTGAatcggtcttaaattttttaaaaaattgaccgTTAGGAATGTATTTGATACAAATTGAAAacttttagaataaaattaaaataaattaaaatttaagaatatttttaaaatttttgt is from Arachis ipaensis cultivar K30076 chromosome B01, Araip1.1, whole genome shotgun sequence and encodes:
- the LOC110265011 gene encoding uncharacterized protein LOC110265011, which translates into the protein MEESVNLKIYYNGQIFPQTSEGVSFVCENPYDLVIPFGITYEEFKSILCQCGDNQVLKRVVNIFYRQPVLVFGGFVQFQMMNVVDEGSMQGMFSIYQQTRAQVSILELYVEFEELVEVDLPEANIDWTVYNSESKEEFEGTYQIVGPTEEVGEDDIIVESNVADVANALASQYPSREPSFMHALDVDAMNAPKFPEYINSNPVVVSDGEFVVGMEFSSRETVIAAIKDYTIRRGVDYRVCESEPTTFYAKCVQYGTSCDWLIRASLIKRKFCWVIRRYNGSHTCTRTRISQDHAKLNSDMIAEVIKPLVEADPSLKVKSIIAEVQSKFNYTTSYRKAWLAKQKAIANLFGGWEASYEALPSWFEAMVQKDPSAAVEIETAPAYQGDESI